GTCTACAAGGGGGCGAACTGCACGGGCCCCGAGTACCGGCTGCGGGCGAACGGCAACCCGGCCCGCGACGACCTCGAGGTGCGCTCGGTGACGTTCGACGCCGCGGTCTAGGGCCCCTCCCGCCCTCCCGTCGTCGTCGGAAACCGGTCGCGTACGCGATCCGTACGCGCTACCCCTCCAGGATCACCAGAGGGATCTCGCGCGGCCGGGCGGCCCTCTGGTCGTCCTCGAACGGGGGCCAGAGGGCCGTCATCATGTCCCAGTACGTCTCCCGCTCCTCGGGCGTGGCCGTGCGCGCCGTCGCCTTCACGGTGGCGGCCCCGACCTGCAGGCGGACCTCCGGGTGGGCCGTGAGGTTCCGGTACCAGTGGGGGTGGTCCGGGGCCCCGTGGCCGGCGGCCAGGACGATGAAGCGGCCCGCGTCCTCGCCGTAGATCAGCGGGGTGCGGACGGTGCGGCCGGTGGCACGGTCCACCGTGGTGAGCAGCAGGGTGGGAACGCCGTGCCACAGGTGCCCGTCGGCGCCCGCGGTGGTCACGTACGCGCGGACGTGGTCGAGCCGTGGGCCGGGTCGCGGGTCCGTGGGGTGTTCCCAGTCGACATCGAGTGCGTGCATTTACCTGTCCTTAGGGTTGTGGCCCCCTGGCGGCTAACGAGCATTAACGATTCTGGATGCGCACGACCCGTAGCGCACGGCTGCAGGTCTGGACCAAGCTCGTCGCATGGATCTGGAGCTGAGGCACCTCAAGATCGTCAGGGCCGTCGCCGACGCCGGGAGTCTGACCCGGGCCGCCACCATCCTCGGCCTCGCGCAGCCCGCGCTCAGTACGCAGCTGAAGCGGATCGAGCGGGTGCTGGGCGGGACGCTGTTCGTGCGCGGGCGGGAGGGCGTACGGGCCACCGCGCTCGGGGAGCTCGTACTGGAGCGGGCGCGGGTGCTGCTGCCCGCGGTGTGCGAGCTGCAGGAGGAGGCCCGGCGGTTCGCCCGGCAGGGGGCGGCGCACGGCCACCGGCTCGGCGGGACGCACGGCCCGCTGCTCGGCGGGCTCGTGGACCGGCTCGCCCGCGAGGCGCCCGGGGTGCCGGTGACCACGTACACCTCCTGGTCCGAGCGGGAGGTCGCCGGGAGCGTCGCCGACGGGCGCCTGGACTTCGCGCTGGTCGGGGTCTGCGGGGAGAGCGCCCCGCCCGAGCCGGGGCGCCTCGCCTGGATGGAGGTGGCGCGGGACCCCGTGCACGTGATGCTGGCCGAGGACCATCCGCTGGCCCTCGCCCCGCGCGGGGAGGCCGAGCTGGCCGAGCTGGCCGCCGAGGCATGGGCGGACGTACCGGGCGACGGGTGCTTCGGGGACTGCTTCGCCGCGGCCTGCGTACGGGCCGGGTTCACGCCCGCCTGTGTCTACGAGACCGACACCGCGTCGTGCGTGCACCTGGTGCAGGTCGGGCGGGCGGGCGGTCGGGCTGTGCCGGGCGACCTTCCCGGCGACCCCGGGGGTGGTCACGCGGCCGCTCGCCGGGACTCCGCTGGTGTGGCGGCACCTGCTGGGCTGGCATCCCGCCGGGCGGGCCGCCGCCCTGGCCGCGGATGTGCTGGAGCAGGCTCGGGCTGCGCATGCGGAGGCGTTGGGCAGGGCGGGCGGGGGCCTGCGGCCCGCGCTGCCGCGGTCCGCCGCTTAGTCCGCCGCCCGGCTGCGGCTTCGCTGCCGGGGCTCCGCCCCGGACCCCGCGCCTCAAACGCCGGCGGGACTGGAGGATCGGGGCTCCGCCCCGCGCCCCGCGCCTCAAACGCCGGCGGGGCTGGAGGATCGGGGCTCCGCCCCGCGCCCCGCGCCTCAAACGCCGGCGGGGCTGGAGGGTGCCCGGCGGGACTGGAGTGGTGCGGCAGGGCTGGAGGGTGCCCGGCGGGACTGAGTGGCCCGGCGGGACTGGAGTGGTGCGGCGGGGCTGGAGGGTGCCGGCGGGGCTGAGTGGTGCGGCGGGGCTGGAGGGTGCCGGCGGGGCTGAGTGGTGCGGCGGGGCTGGAGGGTGCGGATGCCCCCGGCGGGGCCGGGGGCGGTGGGCAGCCTTCGTGGCGGCCTGCTTACGGCAGGTAGCGCTCGATGACCTGCGGGCCCTCCTTCTCGATCAGCTTGCGTGCCTTCTCGACCCGCTCCGGAGTCGGGTCGTGGCCGGTCACCATCACGAGGTCCTCGGGGTCGTACGGCCGTTCCCCGCCCGTGAAGAGCCGGTCCGACCGTGTGGGCTGCTCGTCGGGTTCACTGACCATCGCGTACCTCCTACGGTTTCCCCTTCCCCTGGCCCCATGGTCCGACCACCGGCCCATGAACGCACTTCGGCCGCCGAGGCACCGCGGCCATAACGCCGGGGGAGGGGTCAACCGGCAGCTGCCGCAGGCCGGTTCGGATTTCTACGGTTTCCGCAGACCCCACCGGAAACCGAGGAGATCCCCATGCTCAAGCGACACGCCCGCGCGGCGTGTACCGCCCTGGCCGCCGCCGGGCTGCTGCTGGCCGGGACGAGCGGCGCCACCGCCGACTCCGCCCCCGCCGCCCCCTCGGCGGCGACGACCCTGCGCCCCGCCGACGCCCCGCCCGAGCTGCTCGCCGCCATGCAGCGCGACCTCGGCCTGACCCCCACGCAGGCCAAGGCCCGACTCGCACACGAGGCCGAGGCGGGGGCCACCGCCGCCCGGCTGCGGATGCGGCTCGGCGCCGCCTTCGCCGGGGCCTGGGTGGACGGGGTCGACGCCGCCACCCTCACCGTCGCCACCACCCGCGCCGCCGACACCGCCGCGATACGGGCCACCGGGGCCACGGCGAAACTCGTCGCCCGCACCCTGGCCGACCTGGACTCCGCCAAGGCCGCCCTGGACGGGGCGGCCACCGCCGACACCCCCGTGCGGTACGTCGACCCGCGCTCCAACACCCTCGTCGTCGAGGAGGCCGAGCCGGGAGCGGCCGCGCGGCTGCTGGCCGCCACCGGGACCGACGCGGCCCTGGTCACGGTGGTCCGTACGGCCGAGGCCCCGCGTCCCCTCTACGACCTGCGCGGCGGGGACGCCTACTACATGAACGGCAGCGGCCGCTGCTCCGTGGGCTTCCCGGTCACCAAGGGGACCGCCAACGGCTTCGCCACCGCCGGGCACTGCGGGCGCGCCGGCACCACCACCAGCGGCTTCAACCAGGTCGCGCAGGGTTCCTTCCAGGCCTCCGTCTTCCCCGGCAACGACATGGCCTGGGTGGCCGCCAACGCCCAGTGGGCCTCGACCCCGTACGTGAAGGGCAGCGGGGGTGCGAACGTACAGGTCACGGGCTCGGTGCTGCAGCCGGTCGGGGCCTCGGTGTGCCGTTCCGGCTCGACCACCGGCTGGCACTGCGGCACGATCCAGCAGCACAACACCAGCGTCACCTACCCCGAGGGCACCATCTCCGGCGTGACCCGTACGACGGTCTGCGCCGAGCCGGGCGACTCCGGCGGCTCCTACATCTCCGGGAGCCAGGCCCAGGGCGTGACCTCGGGCGGTTCCGGCAACTGCTCCAGCGGCGGGACCACCTTCTTCCAGCCGCTGAACCCGATCCTGTCGGCGTACGGACTGACCCTCAAGGTCACCGGCAGCGACCCGGGCCCCGGCCCCGGTGAGCCCGAGCCGGGAGGCACCTGGAAGGCGGGCACCGTCTACGCGGCCGGCGCCACCGTCACCCACGGCGGCGCGAGCTACCGCTGCATCCAGGGGCACCAGGCGCAGACGGGCTGGGAGCCACCGAACGTCCCGGCGCTCTGGCAGCGCCTGTAGCGAACGGGAGAATGCCGGTGCCGTGGCTGCCAAGGGGGGAGTCACGGCACCTCCGCGTGCGCGCGGGTCAGACGAGGACCGCGGCCAGCGTGCCGAGCGCGCCGAGCACGGTCAGCAGGCCGCAGATCGCGAGGTTCACCGTCCGGTGCTCCCAGAAGATGGCGACGAACTCCCGGATGGTGGCGCTCGGCCAGTAGTACTTCGCGGTGGGGGAGCCCAGAACCTGCCCGTTGACGCCGGTCTTGCGCGCCAGCATCGCGGCCCGGAAGGCGTGGAAGTTGTTGGTGACCACCACGCACCGGTAGGCCGGATCGTGCGCCTCCATGATCTCCCGGCTGAAGCGCATGTTCTCCTCGGTCGTGGTGGACCGGTCCTCCAGCACGATGTGCTCCGCCGGCACGCCCTCCGCGATCAGCCAGTCCGCCATCGCCCGGGCCTCCGCGACCTTCTCGTCCGAGCCCTTGCCGCCCGAGACGAGCAGCACCGGCGGCCGGCTGCCCCGGGCCAGCTGGCCCTCGTAGATCTGCTGTCCCTTGCGCAGGCGCGAGGCCAGCAGCGGCGGCACGCGGTCCCCGCTGATCAGGCCCGAGCCCAGCATGACCACGTGGTCGACGCCGCCGCGCACCTTGATCCGCCCGTAGAG
Above is a genomic segment from Streptomyces sp. NBC_01233 containing:
- a CDS encoding YdcF family protein — translated: MVAFALAALLFLAFCISVRQDRRRFSNAVLLGLTFLSACSALFLQVGKLPTWAAVTVVVLAFASPAFGTLALGVFLVRNGVTMIRKEGLRPANLLSMLAGLAIFALIALLILVGVVGSPVLGAIAGTLTVVAGYVSFVFFCFLGYAFLYGRIKVRGGVDHVVMLGSGLISGDRVPPLLASRLRKGQQIYEGQLARGSRPPVLLVSGGKGSDEKVAEARAMADWLIAEGVPAEHIVLEDRSTTTEENMRFSREIMEAHDPAYRCVVVTNNFHAFRAAMLARKTGVNGQVLGSPTAKYYWPSATIREFVAIFWEHRTVNLAICGLLTVLGALGTLAAVLV
- a CDS encoding nitroreductase/quinone reductase family protein, producing MHALDVDWEHPTDPRPGPRLDHVRAYVTTAGADGHLWHGVPTLLLTTVDRATGRTVRTPLIYGEDAGRFIVLAAGHGAPDHPHWYRNLTAHPEVRLQVGAATVKATARTATPEERETYWDMMTALWPPFEDDQRAARPREIPLVILEG
- a CDS encoding carbohydrate-binding protein, which codes for MLKRHARAACTALAAAGLLLAGTSGATADSAPAAPSAATTLRPADAPPELLAAMQRDLGLTPTQAKARLAHEAEAGATAARLRMRLGAAFAGAWVDGVDAATLTVATTRAADTAAIRATGATAKLVARTLADLDSAKAALDGAATADTPVRYVDPRSNTLVVEEAEPGAAARLLAATGTDAALVTVVRTAEAPRPLYDLRGGDAYYMNGSGRCSVGFPVTKGTANGFATAGHCGRAGTTTSGFNQVAQGSFQASVFPGNDMAWVAANAQWASTPYVKGSGGANVQVTGSVLQPVGASVCRSGSTTGWHCGTIQQHNTSVTYPEGTISGVTRTTVCAEPGDSGGSYISGSQAQGVTSGGSGNCSSGGTTFFQPLNPILSAYGLTLKVTGSDPGPGPGEPEPGGTWKAGTVYAAGATVTHGGASYRCIQGHQAQTGWEPPNVPALWQRL